The Phaseolus vulgaris cultivar G19833 chromosome 5, P. vulgaris v2.0, whole genome shotgun sequence genomic interval AAAACAACATATAAGTTTTGCAACAACAAGAAAATGTATATAtcatgagataaaaaaaatacattcagaTTCCTTCTAATTTTTAGATAAGCAACATATTCCTTATATTTTTAGTCAAGTAATAATAAAGTGATGTGCGCCTctcgtattttatttaaaaataataaatttattaaaacttaaataaaaaaatatgaaaactaaaattaaagtattttacaatgtaaaaattaaatattttccataaataagataattaaattatttattccaattttttaataattgggCTAATAACGATCACAATATTGGAAGTGAGATAATTTATTACCTTGTAAGAtgatattagaaaaaaaacagGTTAGTCTGAGAGGgattaattgaaattttagttaaataatttaaagacTTTTTGTTAATGAATGAAGGGTTAGCTTAGCTGTGATTAAAtagatattttaaagaaaaacagttttagctagaagaaaaactattttttccattattttttaatcttccaattttttttatcagctaaaaaataataaaataataaaagtattttagGATACTTCAACCTTTATATGGTAGATCATAACAATATCATCAACTTCTACATGTCCAacttaataaaacataaaaaataaataacacttCAAGCATAACCTGCGGATCTAATATTTTATAAGGACATTACATGACATTCAAAACCTTACTCTACATTCCAAATAAAAGGTTCTAAACCGAACCAAAAATAATCTCATACAAAAGCCCAAACCACAAATAGTTCTTATACAACTTCCACTTTTGAATTCCAACAAGGCTCCTTTACTTCATAGTGATTCTTCTCTCCTAGTAGACCAACCTAGGAACTTTGATCCTACAAACACTGCACATCCTTTCCGCTCCAAAGTAATTGACAATATTTTGCACTTAACAAATCAAAGAAAAGAACTTCCTCCAGCCAACAAAACACAAATCAAGAACCTCCCGCATTCAACAACCagtaagaagaaaaacaaaccACGATCTTGTCTACAATAAGCCAAATAATACTACTACATAAGGCACAACAGAAGAAACAACTCAATTACCTTTTCTAATGTATCTCATACATTCCAAAGGTTTCAAACACCaatctaaataagaaaaatcGATTACATATTCCTTTGTTAGTAACCACGACTAAAAACTTTCAATTGTGCGATGGTGAAAATTTCCACatctataatttttaaaaaatacaatcatTCTTATGTTTCCAAATCTCCCCAATTATTGATATCCAAATACTCTCCCAAACTCTATTGCTCGTAGCATtcaaaaaaaagaatttgttatgCATAAAATGTGATTTCACATCGTAATGACTACCCCCAAGTACacaattctttaattttttctcAATAAGTGTTCACTTCATTAAAGTATAAAggataaaaataactattttttttattaaataccaCTATATGTTGACAATTTAAAATCTTTCATACAAACATCTAATTTACAAATCATTATATATAGAAATAACTTTGATGACAAAAGTTGTATTTAGAAGTgttaaaatatgtattcaatTACTatgcataaaaattaaaattaatttcattaatgtaatttcatatttaaaggcacaaacttttaaattttagatttaaaattatcttttatttttaaaattatgtcgAAATATTCAAATATGGGACCACAATGAGACTAAAACTCATAGACTTTTGGAATATGGGGCGAATTAATTGATTGTATTTTTACTACTTGACTCATAGATTGGATCATGATATAATTTACTTTTACACCACTAATTGTATtatatagaaatatttataagaagtatattaaaaaatgatatggatagtattcttttttaaataaccTAATGAAAATGGCTATAGAAATCAAATATATGCAATTACTAATAGCTCCCCGACACCTTTTagattttcttttccttgttttAAGCAAGGTGTTTTGTTTTGGAAGAAGAAACCACACAGAAACTCAGTGATGACGTGGCCTTCGTTCTTTGGAAGAACATTACCTGCTAAAATGCATTGACTTTAAACAACCATCATGCAGATGATGCCACCAATCCTCGGTTAGCATTGTTCTCTGTCTTTGTTCATTCATTTGTGAGTTGTTGATTGCACTCACTCACCCATTCATTCCAACAACTACTGCTGCACTTTCACTTTCTCTGTCTTTCTCACACTCTCTAACTCCCATGTAAGTTTCTTAACTGGTTTTTCCTTTTCACTTTCTTGTAAAggctttgtttttatttattttactgtCACTTGGACTGGTGCTGATTGCAGACACCCCCCTGTTttatcttttgaaaaatattaccATGACAATTAAGAGGTGAATTTGATCTTCCTGGTCACACTCCCTTGCACATGCTTAGTTGTTCACAACATGATTCGTGTAAAAGTTGATCCTTTTTTCTGTCCTGCATGATGGGTTGTTCTGAGATTGTGGGGACTGAAAGAAAGTTTATTGCTTGATTTGTGTGTCTTGCAGAAACCAAGATATCACTGCCTCTTCGGCAGAGTTTCATCCATGGCCTTTTGAGGTGTGTTTATTGGCGCTTTCTTGCAATTGggattttgttttttctttcaagTTCTGAATTTGGAAAGCTGGTTTCACTTCTGTTTAGTACTAATCATAGCAATCGTGGTTTTGGGGAATTTTCCTTCCCTGGTAATTCCCTATTCCAATTCGTTTGCATGTAGTTCATGTGGGGTTTCATGGATATTCAACTTTTCAGGGCAAATAGAATAGAATTTTCACTTTGTGATCGATCATAAGAATAGTATAATCACATCCATCCTTGTCTTCTATGCTCCCTCCAATCTTAATATCTCATACACAGAGGAACAGTGAGAGAGAAGGGGTAGTgaggaaagaaatttttttgATCTCTTGACTGTGACAAATGACCAAACATCATCTGTTTGCGTTTCCAATTATtgaaaagtaattattataacaGAATTATGAAGGGTCAGTTTTCTGATTTGATTTGCCATCATTTCCTATAATCGTGATCAATACTTTTTTTCCTGAAGGTATTTGCTATGTACTTCAATGATTCACTTCTTTACTTCTTACAGGAGTGATAACATTTAGAAGTGAAATAGATTGATAAATTGAGGTCTGAAGATGTCTTATAGAAGGGGGTCTGATCAGCCTCCGCAAAGGAAGATACTACGATCTCAGACTGCTGGGAATTTAGGAGCGGACCCAATCTTGGACAGTGAAGTGGTGCCTTCCTCACTTGTTGAGATAGCTCCCATCCTCCGTGTTGCTAATGAAGTAGAGGCTAGCAATAAAAGAGTTGCTTATCTCTGTAAGTTTCTGTACGAGTTGCGCATATGAGCCATGTAATGTGTATGTTATTTGGCAAGTTTGGTTGGATAACTACATGATAAGTTCTTGTTCTGTAAGGGTGTGCAAAAGTTGAAGTCTAATATTGTTTACAACCTTAAGTTTATAAGAAAATGGATAACATGACGCTAATCTCattgaaaaggaaaacaaatgTGGTTGTTAGCTCTCATCGATGAATTTGACTTACCAGATTCCTGGTTTGATGGGGAAATGTTTGAGGGATGTTGTAAAAAACGATTTTCTGTATTTTGGGATGGGAAATTCCTCAGTAAGTTCCAAACCAGTCTTTGCATGAATGCTTAAGTTTATTTGCAAAATACTATAGCGCATTATGTTTCTCTTCCTTAAAATTTTTTGCTTGGACAAAACTTTAATGATTGGTAATTTCTGGTATTCAAAACTATTTGATATCTGAGCTTCGTTGCTTCTTTCCTCTATAGTGGTTAAGTCATCAGTTAAATGCTTTTCATATAGCTAATAGTTTTTCAgttctttttaattattgtaCGTTTACTTCTTTTGTATCCAAAACTAATATGTTGCAatttttccttcttttgttATGTTTGCCTTGTTACCCTTCTCTTTTGATTATTCTTTTTGGATATATGCTAGTCTCATAGGATGATACAGCCATGAGATGGTTTCTGAATTTTGATGTGAATGTTGTTTATCTAATGCTTTTGTCTTTATTATCATTAGGTCGGTTTTATGCCTTTGAACTAGCTCACCGACTAGATCCCCAATCTAGTGGACGTGGTGTTCGCCAATTCACAACTGCTCTTCTTCAGCGTCTAGAGAAGGTGAACTTCTGATTTCATTTGTTAAGAATTTGTTCATTCAATTCGTTTAGGATCATTCCTACCTTGACTAATTAATGCCACAATTAAGAGATTTGAAAAGGCTTGCTTAATGATTTCTAGTTAATGGATCGGTATAAAACCAAAAAACAAATGCTTCCTATGTTAGAGTAGAATATATTGATATTCAGTTCTTTGGAAATTTGAAGATATGAAAGTGCTCTTCCATCAAATTACAGGAAAATGTCACAACATATGAGGGAAGAAAAAAGAGTGATGCTCGTGAAATGCAGACTTTTTATATGCAGTACTACCAAAAGTATATTGAAGGGTTACAAAATGCTGCTGATAAGAACCGGTGAGTTTACAATATAATTGAATCAATAATTTGGTCATTGACCTGATTTTATATTACACAATTATCTGAGTTATACTAATATCTcttaatctattttattttttaattttaaaagaaaaatagtgtAATTAACTTCATTTGATTCCCCAGTGCTCAGCTGACAAAAGCATATCAAACGGCTGCTGTTTTATTTGAGGTATTGAAGGCAGTTAATCGAACTGAAGATGTTCCAGTATCTGAAGAGGTAAAACTACTTTGTCTATTAGTTCATAAATAAAGTTTACATATAAAGAGAACAATGTATTGATTCTTCGCTGattgttttattttgattattacaTTCTGTTTTTGTATTCAATTGCAGATTATGCAAGCTCATACTAAGGTTGAGGAACAGAAACAATTATATTCCCCTCATAATATTTTGCCACTTGATCCAGAGAGTGGAAAAGAGGCTATAATGAAAATATCATGAGGTCTGTTCTTTATAGTTATGTTTTAATCCCCTTTTCATTTGAGTTATAATTTTCTCATCCCTGTCAGAACCTACTTATGATTACTACTTTTAGCTGATGAATAACCTCTGCTGgcattttgttttcattttgttttctaaGTGTTGATTAGGTTGGATGTGCTTATTTTCTTTTACAGATTGTTTcgaaactttttttatttatttataaaatattatctaatttagagtgattaattatttttgtatttaaaattgaattatatttaatgaCTTTTTTTAAAGGGTATAGAACCTcaactatcaaggttttaactactaattacttcatattctaaattaatcttttgtttaaaattagaatctttaatttatattattatgttattctATAGTGTAGTTAaagatttatttatataactaaTAATTGCTAGTTactttgattttatatttttatgatgaaatatttaattttgtgtttgtttttctttaaaagtaTTAATTTAGATCATTTTTATACATAAAGACAGTCAGAATGAATGTAaaaccatttttattttcaaattataaattaaaaaaataatttaattttgaaggataaaaataaattcaacttaaatttaaataaccAAAAACAACATATAAGTTTTGTAACaacaaaaaaattgtatatatcatgagataaaaaaaatacattcagaTTCCTTCTAATATTTAGATAAGCAACATATTCCTTATATTTTTAGTCAAGTAATAATAAAGTGATGTGCGCCTctcgtattttatttaaaaataataaatttattaaaacttaaataaacaaatatgaaaactaaaattaaagttttttacagtgtaaaaattaaatattttccataaagaagataattaaattatttattccaATTTTGTAATATATGGCCTAATAACGATCACAATATTGGAAGTGAGATAATTTATTACCTTGtaagattttaattaaatagGTTAAAGACTTTTTGTTAATGAATGAAGGGTTAGCTTTGATTAAATAGATACTTTaaagaaaaacagttttagctagaagaaaactattttttccattattttttaatctttccattttttttatcatctaaaaaataataaaataatagaagtATTTAAGGATACTCCAATCCTTATACAATATATCCTAACAATATCATCTACTTCTACATgttcaaattaataaaacatcataaataaataacactTCAAGCACAACCTGCAAATCTAATATTTCATAAGGACATTACATGACATTCAAAATCTTACTCTGCATTCCAAATAAAAGGTTCTAAACCGAACCAAAAATAATCTCATACAAAAACCCAAACCACAAATAGTTCTTAAACAACTTCCACTTTTGAATTTCAACAAGGCTCCTTTACTTCATAGTGATTCTTCTCTCCTAGTAGACCAACCCAAGAACTTTGATCCTACAAACACTGCACATCCTTTCCGCTCCAAAGTAATTGACAATATTTTGCAGTTAACAAATCGAAGAAAAGAACTTCCTCCAGCCAACAAAATACAAATCAGGAACCTCCTGCATTCGACAACCtataagaagaaaaacaaaccACGGTCTTGTCTACAACAAGCTAAATAATACTACTACATAAGGCACAACTGAAGAAACAAATCAATTACCTTTTCTAATGTATCTCAAACATTTcaaaggttccaaacaccaataTGAATAAGAAAAATAGATTACATGTTCCTTTGCTAGTAACCACGACTAAAAACTTTCAATTGTGCAATAGTGAAAATTTCCACACAATCTActctatcatttttaaaaatacaaccATTCTTATGTTTCCAAATCTTCCCAATTATTGATATCCAAATACTCCCCCAAATTATATTGCTCGTagcatttaaaaaaagaaaatttgttaTGCATAAAATGTAATTTCACATCATAATGATTAACTGTCGACATTCCCAACCAATTAAAACACATCCCCCAAATAAGCCAAGcaattttacaaataaaaaacacaTGATTTATAGACTCTTCTTCCACACCACACATAACacacaaattatttaataaaacaacACCACGTCTAGACAAATTATCCTTTGTATCTAAAGTATTTTGTAACACTCTTCAAAGATTAAACTATATTCACCATGTAattcttttcttaaaattacATAAGCAAACTTAAAATCCCCCTCCCTCCAAATGTAATTATCAACTTTATCACAATCAACAGCTTCCTTGACCACTTCCTTATTAACTAACAGAGACAACAATTGATCTACTTATCGACTATCAAACAAACAAGTCCCTTTTCTATTCCAACTAACTATTCAATATGAAttcaatttaaatatgttaCTTATAAAAGAGTTATACCTAATTCTTTAATTATCTAAATtcattttaagttttataaacACAAAAATACAACACACCGTGATTTTGAATCCAATAAGATCTTTTACGACCTGGTGTGAAACCCTATCAAAAGAGAGAACTCTTTTACAATATTTAGTATCATATCAAATgcaatttacaaaattaaaaaaagctgaataaatatatatttaattaagcacgtgtttttttaaaattaatctatTATGAATTCTTCATTCGTAAGCACTAATAACGGTGTAATTCCTACATAAAACGTAggattaaaaaatgtatttactgaatataattgtataattaatatatctataaaattagtataaaatttagaaagacaaaaataatataaaaaaattgttagggacgtaattaatattttagtaattttacATCAACAAAACATATTTCACatgtattttaattatcaaaatacacttaattattttgtgtttataatatatagtttcgatttaatttttaaaattaaagtttatttactcaatcatataaACTCGTTTACGGGTTGTTACTCCTTGaactagaaaaaaatattttatataatttcgtctttttaatgttattaaaataaaaaaaaaacataaaatatgttGAGATCAAAGATTTAAGTAAGTTTGAGTTAATCGACTAGATATTTCCAACCACTTAAatttgatgatgatgaatgtgTTGAAGAATTGATCTTGAAGTTTAGATAATGcttaagtttaaattttaatgttttttcatttttattctaattATATTTGATAGAAATAATTTATAAGTGTTAAGAGtcttctttaaaatatttatatatggtttaatttattaaaaagtgtttcaatcaattaaaatacttttaacttGCTAAGTTTAGGAACTAGAACATTTTAGTAAACTATAATCAATTAAACATTTTAAGAAATGAAGTTGATTCTATATTATctaattaatgtatttttaattgacTTGATTAGAAGTTCAATTTGACGTGATGACTAAAATTTCGTTTGACTCAACTAAAAAGCTATGCAACTTCATAGAGCTTTCttgactctttcttcctacacctccatgtCTTCTTGTGCTACCCTcatactaaatataaaaataccattttatcttttttttttccacccctttggatttgaaataataagcctatggattatgtaatccggatatattccggattacataatttgaaagtcaatttcatatttagaaaaaacttccgaattatgtaatgcagaagctaataacacatctgaaaaaaagGCTTTTGGATTACAgaagctaatcttatgtatagaaaagacttccggattatgtaatccggaagctaatcacaaaagacttttggattacataatccggaagctaattctgaatctagaaaaagacttctggattatgtaatccggaatattgaaaagggtatttttggaatacgaaaatttatggaggtggcacaagaaggtatgaaGGTGTAGGAAGAAGCAACCAGCTTTCTTTGGGTAATTAAAAGCGATTTTAATTGACTAAAATTATCAAATCTGGAAAGTTAAGCTACTTTTCTTTTACAGAAAAGATCAAATTGATTCAAAGTTGAATGCACGTGAAATCTTTCTATACACTTTGGATGAGAGCTTtgtattatgaaaaataattttttttacattatttatcaAGAATAATTCAATCAAGATTCTAGTTTAATCGTCTTACTTGAAAATCACCATTCTTTGTTCTCTACTTGGTTCGAGATCAAAGGGTGATGATCATGTTAGGTTATCATTCTTTCATTGAAATTTGGTAATTAGAAAGTGAAATGGTGTGTCATTTGCAAGTGATGTCAATAATTAGATATCCCACAGAATTTTGACTCAATTTCCATGAACTCAACATTGTTGCATTGTTCCCCAAGTTGGTTTTCCTTAATCAAAAGATTTTTGGTAAAGTCCTATGCTTCTGTTTAGGTTGAGTTGCTAGAACATGGATGTTTTAGAAGTTGGTAATTacattctttctttttctgtGACATATTTATGATACTTTTCTCTTTTATCATTTTCCTgtaaacaaaatgaaaagaaagagagaaagaatgaGACATTATATGTGGGTATACAAATTACAAAACCTAGTACAATTTACAGACTAGAGAGCCTTGTTTTTTCTGATACAACTTTCAAACTGTACAATGTTCGACATCTGAAGAGGTAGTAAAACAGCATTTACAAAATAGCAAGTATGAATATAGAAATGTACAAAAAAAACATCATATTATCTTTCATTAATCATTATCATCCAACCATGTGTGGTCACATTATTTAAAGAATATGACATGCAGTCAAAACTCTTGAAACAATGTAACCAAAGGTGGTTGAAACGTTTGATAAAAGATAACAGATGAAAATGAGGGTCTATGATCACTCTTTGTGGTTGGAGGAGCGATCACTCCTTTGTCCACCAAGGATACGAGAAATCTGTAAACCTCTACTGAAAGCTTGGTTGAAGAGCATACGTGTTTGAAACTCTGAAACAAATGGGAACCATGCCAAGAAAGCAACTGGTGTGAAGAGAAGCAAGCCCATTATTACTTCATATCCACGAGCAAGTGCCCGAATTGACCCCCAAAACCCAGATTTTTCAATGACAGGCTTACAAGCTTGTGCAATCTAGCAGAGAGCAAAAACAAAGACAATCAAAATCAAATGAGTAGATATATATTAGATAATAAATATGAtctcatataatattttagattttcagTTGACAGTTGTGACggttttatcaattataattGTTCCTTTCTTTAAATgagatatataaaattaatatggtatcagagctttttGGAGCTTTGAACCATCCCTTTTGTTTCTCCATCATGCTCGTTGCTCCTTACTTTTTGAGGTGtcccttttttatattttgacaatGAAATTTCTAGTTTGCACTGACAAAACAGAGAGACCATATAAAGACATTTATGAATGATTTTATAAAGAGTGGCAACATGCATTGCTTTGATCCCTAAAGAGCTTTTTGTGTATGCTAAGATTGTGAGAACAAAGGGTCCGTCAGTTTCAGGTTTTTAAAATAACCAAGCTTTTAGAGAATCTAAAATCTAAACAAAATCAGAAGCCATTTTGAATAGCTTTCCAAAACATAAATAGCTATTTTCATGATTGCAAACAAACATCAACTaacttatgtttttttttttccaatccGTGGAATGGTTAGCAACTTTTACAACTTCACAGGTAAAACTACTTAGCATGTAAGCAATTTTGGAGAAGAATTTTGTTAGATGTGCACTCTCTTAGGGATCAAAGAAACACAAATTGACATGGATCAAACTATACAGTGACTTGAAAGAACATGTGAGTAAAGGAAAAAAAGAGTATTTACTGACCAGCAGCAAACCCCAGCCTGTTGGCATGACTGCTAGGATGCAGACTATTATGTCCTTAATTGTCAAACCAGCAACTGCTATTAAGACTATGACGACGGTAAGAATTGCTATGAAAATTGAACCCTCAATCAATCGAAATAAAAGCTGGAAG includes:
- the LOC137834911 gene encoding callose synthase 2-like, translating into MSYRRGSDQPPQRKILRSQTAGNLGADPILDSEVVPSSLVEIAPILRVANEVEASNKRVAYLCRFYAFELAHRLDPQSSGRGVRQFTTALLQRLEKENVTTYEGRKKSDAREMQTFYMQYYQKYIEGLQNAADKNRAQLTKAYQTAAVLFEVLKAVNRTEDVPVSEEIMQAHTKVEEQKQLYSPHNILPLDPESGKEAIMKIS